Genomic window (Vitis riparia cultivar Riparia Gloire de Montpellier isolate 1030 chromosome 4, EGFV_Vit.rip_1.0, whole genome shotgun sequence):
TCTGATGGGCAGAATTCACCGTGGTACGCATTCCAGTTCACTTCAGAAACCTCCAGCCGATTTATGGTGAAGGATCCTTCCTTTTCAACCTCACATTTTACTTCAGCTGGGGAAGGTGTATATTGAGGAATATTGAAGGAATCCATCTTCTCCTCATCTATGAGCCCCTGCATTTAAAAATGGTTAATTAATTTACATGCAATTTCATATATAGTTACCACACAGGTGCTGTTGCTGAATGATTTGATCTATACAAATTGGCAACATTAAGGGATGAAAGAATTAAAAGTGTACCTCTGAAACCATATCATTGAGAGCCACTGCTAAGAGCTCCCAGATATAGCAACATTCTTTGCTAGAGGGATCTTCACTTCTTCTTCctaaaaatgttaaaaccaTAGTCCCTCCTCCTAGTAGTTCCTCCGACCGACACCTGAGAAACATGGAGAAATCGCTTTGGAATTGCTCATAGTATGCTTTAAGCACGCTTGGTGGGCTCGAACTGGCCATGTAAATATTCCCTTTGTTCTCCAGCCCTCGAGGAACCTGACGAACACTTGAAGTTTCTAACTCACttgctttctttttggttaCTAATAAATCATCATAAACcagtatttttaattaaaagcaaAGAGTCACCTGAGACAACCATTGGAGACTATAAGAAGAATGGACAAAATGAAGACTTTTGCTGGGGAAGAGCCTGCCGTAGAAAGAGCCTGGAACTCCGGTTACAAAACATGATTCAGCGCCTGCTCCCATTGTTTTCTGAAGATCTTTTTGGAACTTGGGCAAGGATTTGAAAATGGTGTTGAAATCATTTCCCGGCAGATCATTCAAAAACACTTGAATTTCGGGCAATTGACGCCCCATTTTCTTCCCCACCTTGTCCACTGTAGTGACAACTTCCAAGACTGCAAAAAAAGTGTTGGGTCCAGAAGAACAGCCCAAGTCTGCGATGCATAGGCTGGCCGGAAAGTTGTTGCAGTAGAGATTTGTTATTGCGTCCTCGATTATAGGCTTTGTCAAGGATATTACTTTTTTCTGCACCATTAAAGTGGGGAACTTGTCATAATTGaaaacttttcataaaaacGGCAGTATATTGTACCTGCATGATAAAAACACAAAACCTGGAAGTGCATGGGTGCTACAGATCAATCAGCATGTCTTGACTattcattctttaatttaaGAACAGGAAACagttcatatatataatatatgcaTGTCAGCTGATGCttaaatattgaagaaaatcaagtttaGCAAGAGACACACCTGAACTAATGAGTTTTTTGCGTAACTGGTGTCCCCATTTCCTCCCTTCATGCAGAGCACTTGAGCTACTTCCATCTCTTTTTTCCTACCTCTTCGCTGATTGCTTCCTCTCAGTTGGAATGTGGATTATGTTGAAGGAGATGCTCCCCATTTATAGAACTTGGGCCACATGTCGTGGAATGAATTATTTCATCTTCTAGGGACTCTACTTCCACCGAACCACAGTGACTACTGGAATTGGTGGACTAATTATTGTACTGATCCCTCGTGGTCGGCATGGTCGGCAGTCCTGAGGCCTGACATCCACCAGAAGACAGTACGCCACGTGGCATACTGTCCACCAATGACTCGTTTATCTCCGTTCATCTCGGCGTGGGCCTAGGCTACCTATTCAaataagggagaattgtgttttcacCCGTTGGATAATTAAGTTAAATTCCTCTTATAACACGTTATCTTTTctttaaccaattttttttattttttattggtttttttaaactttttttttataaataattaaaaaatcaatattattttatatttttaaattataaataaacaaaaattatattgatgatttaaaaactattttgaaaaatgctttctaaaaaatgttaatttaaataaataaaaattatcttttatattttagaagtaaataatttaatcattaaaacactatttaaaataaatatattcactattttatttttttttatactaaaaagtattttaaaattttctttttcctattataaaataaaaggttcaattttttatttttttatttttaaaaaaattttttctttcttgttttaataactttttgaacataacttttagtaataagttatatgaaatgttgtaaatttgtttaataaagattttttttaatgatttgatttaattaaaaatttatcaaaaaaaaaagtaaaagagagaaatagaatggatgaagagtttttattttaaatatacaattaaaatattttcttacgacttaattttagaagtgaattataactatatatagtagatattgaatttttcttaaataaaagggttaaaaagtatatttattcatttcagataaaaaaatttatataaattgtgtttgagtttggtttaaaaatatttttctagtttttattttttatttattattatttttaaaataatatttattttctatatggtctcttttagaaaatatgtttaattaaaaaatatgccaGACACTAGTTGATCAACTTGGTCTGGAgcataaagaaatatataccACATCCTCCATCCTGGAAAAACTACTTAATGAAGCAACTGCAGCTTTCGATCTTTCTGTACCTCTCCAAGGTGCATAAAGATAACAAGTTGCTCTCAATTTGGAAGTCACTAATAGATTGACACTCCGAAATCTTTTTCTTCAATTGTGTTTCTTGTGGttgaaagcattttttttttttggtgaattcaACTAGAAAGGAATGGATGCTAATATAATCTGAATCATCATGGTTTTCACTAGCAAAACATTATTCCCATCCAGAAATTGCATCACCTGCCTCACTATGTTTTGCTGCTGGCTTGAAGTTTGAACAAAGCAAGTCTAATCTCAAAACTAGATCCATGTATGTACTAATTGTATAGGGGGAAtgtgctaagtgtacaagggtgtatagGACTTCTAATAggttttgtatgatttttaatcaatttgagTTTGACATTAGAACAATTAtcgatagttttttttttttttctcttttttgtttttttaccaaACTTTGCCATTAAGAccaatgagaaataatatacaacatatttattattttttaagtaagaaacaaaaaaatatatttgctaaggtatttaaaaaatatttattatatattttataagtttgaaaaaaaaaattaatgatgtctaatttgcaagttagaacaaataaagaatactaatattttatgagatatttaaaaattgtttaatatatataagaaataatataagtttgaaaaaaagaataatatttgataaggtatttaaaaattatttacttcaaaaatgcatttgacaataataatttttaattatttatctttcatattcaatttgttggagaaaaataattggtaAATCATTTAACTTGATCTCACTAATAAATAAGTGAGAGACTAATAAATAAGTGAGAGAAGGGTGAAAAagtcaaagaaagaaaaaagaaaggtagGAGTGACCGGTAGCTTTTTCATTTGatagttaagggtattttagggatttttgaagggtaatatccttcttctcaatttttattctttccttgGGTTTTGAGTTTAATTATAGGTGATAGGAGGACCTTATCTCAATTATCCAACCCGGGTggaaacacaattctcccttcaAATAATTAGGTCGGCAGCACTTTTGGAAACGTTACCGGTcctcaattattttttgaaaaaagaagtaGAAATACTTCAAAGGAATGTGACATTTTATGTTTCAAGTGATGTGATTCATTTATTTGCTTTTCCTAGAAACATCAAGCGATTGACAGATTCCAAAAATAATGGTGGTCATGAAACACGATGATGAATGTAGGACAAGGTGGAGGTGGGTGCACGGGTTGGCCGCTGCCACCTTAGAACAAATTGGTATTAGTTATCACTTGTCACCCACAAAATATCGGAGGTAGCCCTGCAGACGTTTGTTAGCTAACGTTTCCATGCATGACAGCCTCATGTTTTTCTTCAATCTAATGACAAGTTTCGTCTCCCCTgatcttctttttcaaaataatctgAGCCACACAAACCGATGTCTGAAATATAGtgaactttattttaaaaaatatgtatttataatttatttcatgtctttaaaaaatattattttttaaaatttgagatagtaaaaatttaatatattgatttttatatagtttttaaaatttaatttattactaagAAAAATCGCAAAGAACTCTTACCTTTTACGtgatctattttttaaaatataaaaaaagaaataacctagtacaacaaatgaaatatgaaaaataagagttctaatatgatttaatttttcaatataatcatcaaataaataaaaaattaaaagattatcTTAGAAggtaaaatcaaaacaaagatgaaaagataataattttaagaatatatgtattaattaaacttaacaaataaaaaatataacatataaaactataaaaattatttgattttcatataaaagatcaagtcaaaacaaataataattcttataaaaataaaattattagatgaGACTATTGCTTAAGAAAACAATGTTCTTGAAAGGACCTACAAAGAAAAGAGTTAGATTaggtttaattattattattattattaaataaatgaatatggaaaaacaaaagtttttgtatgatttaatttttctatattattattaaataaataaaaattatccaaaagcaaaataaaataaaaataatttcaagaatatatatatatatatatatatatatatatatgagagttCTTgcaaaaagtaaaattaatactaaaaattatGATGATAACTTTTAACATAATAAAGTTCTTGAGAAGATTAATGGAGAGAACAGTTAAAATTTAGGCTTTCataaaaaaagttatagatAATATctatagtttaattaattatatattgataatttatatgctcatatgatattttatttttgtaaaattaaaattttcgcTTACATGATCGTATGATTTTAtagaatttctttttatttaataaaagattaTAAATTAATGTGATTTCAAGTGATAAGTCttcttatattaaataacattatTATAGCCACTTTGTATTAAAAagttaaggttatgtttggtttctaaaaagtattaatgaaaaaaaattaaatgctaAGTTATAGAAGTTGTTACACATATCAGAAAATACACAgagtaagaaagaagaagaattgtCTTGTTATTCAAGAGTACATCTGTGTGGGTATTTATAAGCTAGGTGAGGTGGTTAGGTGAGTTGGTTTGGGAGTTGTTACACGGTTGCTCAGTTACAACTATGGGAGAGGAGGTTAGGTTAGGATCTATTTGGTTATCATCCCCCTTCAAGCTCATAAGCGGGGAGGTGACTGTGAGCTTGCTTCGTAAGCTACAAAATTGGGAAATAGACAGATGTTTGGTTAAAATATCAGCAAGCTGATCAGTGGACGACACATAGCAGATTTGAAGCTCTTGTCGCAACACCTTTTCCTTGATAAAATGCAAGTCTAATTCGATGTGTTTGGAACGTGAATGAAAGACCGGATTGGCAGCAAGATGAACTGCACTTTGATTATCACACCATAAGATTAGTGGAGAAGTGGGCAAGCAAAGCTCGTGAAGAAGGGACTGAATCCATACCAGCTCAATCGTGAGAGAGACTAACCCTCGGTGTTCAGATTCAGCACTGCTCTTGGAGACTAAACGTTGTTTGGAAAAGGACCATGAGATGAGATTTGAGCCGAGGAAGACACAATATCTGCTGGTGCTTCGAGGATCATCCAGACAGGAGGCCCAGTCAGCATCACTATATCCCTGAAGCTCCATAGAAGTGGAAGGTTGGAAATGAAGACCAAGAGAGATTGTGCCCTTTAAATAACGAAGAATGCGTTTGACAGCCAACCAGTGAACATCAGAGGGCTTGGCCATGAACTGACAAGCTTTGTTCACGGCAAAAGCAATATCAGGCCGAGTGAGAGTGACATACTGCAAAACTCCCACTATATGACAATATTCTGAGGGATCTGGGAGATGAACACCATCAAACTGAGATAATGTGCGTCCAAGGCTGCTAGGTGTAAGGACTAGTTTAGAAGCCTCCATCTGAGTGCGGTGGAGCAAGTCGgcaatatatttttgttaattgaGATGCAAAACTGAGCCCTGCTGTTGAGCCTGAATAcccaaaaaatatgataaaggaCCAAGATCTCTAAGGGCAAATTTGTCATGGAGATAGGAAATGAGGTGGGAACACGTATACAAGAAGAATAAGAATGTTAGAAGCAGTATGGTGAATGAAGAGAGAAGTGTCTGTTCGAGATGACTGAAAGCCATAATCAACCAATGCAACCCGAAGCTTCTGAAACCAAGCTCTAGGGGCCTGTTTCAGGCTATAAAGAGCCTTGTGTAATTTGCAAACATAATGAGGATATTGGGGGTGGACAAACCCTTGAGGCTGAGCCATAAAAACCTCATCTTGAAGGTCCCCATTAAGGAATGCATTCTCCATATCTAATTGATGAACTGACCATTGAAAAGAAACTACTAAAGCAAGGATGAAGCGTATGGTGCAGGGCTTCACAACTGGACTAAAGGTGTCAAAGTAATCCACTCCCGGAGTCTGGGTGAAGCCTTGAGCGACCAGCCTAGCTTTATGCCTTCTTATTGAGCCATCAGGGAGATATTTTAACTTGTATATCCAACGGCAACCAACAATGTGTGCTGAGGGCGGAGAAGGAACTAGACTCCAGGTGCGATTGCGAAGATGGGCTTGATATTCATGTTGCATAGCCTGAACCCAAGGTTCACTCTTAGAGACCTGACTGTAAGTGTGAGACTCACTTGTTGTCTGCATAAGAAAgctatttttcttatgaattcCAGATTTTGCCCTGGTCACCATAGGGTGGGTGTTGAGAGGTGAAGGAGAAGAGGAAAGTGTAAGAGAAGGAATGGGTGTAAATGGGACCTGAAGTAGTGGTGGAAGAGAATCTGAAGTGGAGATGCAATCGGGACTTGAAGTAGGGACAAGAAATGACACAATTGGAGGTGAAGATGTAGATAAGAGGGGTGGATTTATTAAGGCAAACATGAGAGGAGTGTGTTGTGGTAAGGGTGAAGGACCAGGTAATGACTGAAATGGAAAAGAGGATTCATGAAAGAGAACATCTCTGGATATGTATAGACGACTAGTAGAGACATCAAGACAAATGTAACCTTTGTGAACCGAGGCATAACCAAGAAACACACAAGCAGTAGATCTATAGGAGAGTTTGTGGTGATTATAAGGTCTAAAGAAGGGAAAACACAATGAGCCAAAAACTCTGAGATGATGATAGTTTGGAACTTTATGAAAAAGAACTTGTAGAGGAGATTGAAAATTGAGGAGTTTAGCTGGTAGGAGATTGATGAGATAGATTGTTGTTTAAAAGACAAATGACCAATACTTGGAAGGTAAGAAGCTTTGAGCCAGAAGGGCCATACCTGTTTCAACAAGATGACGAATTTTCCTTTCTGCCCgaccattttgctggggtgtatgtGGACATGAAAACTGATGAACAATTCCATGAGCTTCAAGGTAAggtttaaatgctatgaattcCCTACCATTGTCGGATTGAATGCATTTGATGGTGGAATTTAACTGGTTTTCAATCATTTTGCGAAAGGTAATGAAAGTGGAGAGGGCCTAGTCCTTGGTGGGGAGAAAATAAATCCAGGTATACTtggaataatcatcaatgaaaagaagaaaataatgtgCACCTGATGTGGAAGGAGAAGGAGCAAGACCCTATAAGTCAGTGTGAATAAGAGCTAAGGGTTGGGATGCATGAGAAGATGACAAAGAATAAAGTAAAGAATGAGACTTAGCCAATGGACAAATTTTACATGGAGCAATTTTATTAAtctgaaatgaaacaaaaggaTTACAATAGGCTAAAGCCTTGGAAAGAATAGGAGCTCCTGGGTGTCCAAATCTGGAATGCCAAATTGCACTAGGAGTGAGAGCAAGAACGGAGCTTGTAGACACAAAAGCATGAGTAGACGATGAAGAAGGAAACTCATACAGACCATCCCTAAGCCATTCCTTGAGAAGTGTCTGCTTGGTGACTTGATCTTTGACAAAGAAATGGGTtgaatgaaactaaaaaaaaacagcaTTATCAGTGCAAAATTTGGAACACTGATGAGGTTAGTGGAGAGTTGAGGAACATGAAGAACTTGATTTAAGCAAAAGAccttggaaggaaagaaaaaatatttgttaccTGTGTTGAGGATGGGTAAGGAATGACCATCACCAATGGTGACCTGATCAGCACCTGAGTACGGTTGAACATGAGAGAGAGTCTGAGCAAAATGACTGAGATGGTGGGTAGCTCCGGTGTCAAAGAACCAGGAATCTTGATGATCTGGTGTTGCACCAAGCATGGCTTGTAATGGAGAAGAGTCCTATGAAGGAGATACACCATTGGTTCCTTGATAGGTGATGTCAAAACAGTGataaccaatgttttaaaaatcggaccggaccggccggtccgaccgGTCGAACCGTCGACGGGTGACATTTCCGGTTCGGTCAGCCCAATGAACCGTTTTATGGTCAGACCGGTATTGAACCGGTCAAACCGCCGGTTGAACCGCCAAACCGGTCAAACCGTCCGGTTTTTTACGAACCGgctaagctttttttttttttttttcctattctacAAATATTTGTTACTATTAAGAGGCCCATTAACGAGCCCAATACCTTGCCCAATACTTTTAAAACTTAACTAATAATAAACCCATATTTGATTCAAGCCACCAGGCCCaatctaataaaattataacttaCAAATCTTTCTCTTGGGCCATGCCCCCAAGCCCAATTCGCTGGCTTGCTTGGCTTGAATAGCATGCTGCAAGGTCTCTATTTATAGAGCACTTGAAGCACATGGAATTCATGTGCTTCCGATGTGGGACTAGGAATAGTACTAACATGGCCTCTTTGAGGGCTGGAAGCATGAGGGCTGGACTTTTGCaatgttgttaaaaaatatatatatatatatattcctatttcaaatttttataatataaaatctttaaagaaatgtaaatatttaaattcctatttatttttataataataattataaaaaataatataaacaaattaatagaataattttaaaacaataaaatacaaaaaaaaagataaaattaaatattataaaattttttcatcttaaatatatcttcattcttaaatattacatatttctatttaataaaatttaaaatatatcatttaatttaatataccaaatataaaaaccaaacattattaaaacttataattttatatatttttaattttataattatttttaattttatataatatataaattatatatttattacatcaccggttcaaccggttcgactgccggtccgaccagtgaaccgtgaaccggtaattTTTCCGGTTCGATGACCaatccggttctgaaaacattggtgaTAACACTTTACAACAGTGTGTCCAAATTTACCACACAATTGGCATTGAGGGCGAGTAGGGAGGTGAGGAGGTCTGTGAGAAGCGGATGAGGAAGATCTGTTAGCAGGTCTGTTATGAGGTCTGTTATGGGGTCTGGTATGAGAAAATGGAACCTGCTGGTGATTTCTTCAGTGATGAGATTGGAATCGAGGTTGAGGAGATTGGAATCTAGATTGATGAGGTCTGGGATGTTGGGTGGAAGGGGTAGCAACTATGTGGGCAGCCGCAAATGGCAGGTCTGCAAATGAGGTATGCTGATGGTTTAAGCGTTGCTCATGGGTAAACAGAATGTTGTGGACGGAGTGGAGAGAAAGATCGTTTTCACGGGCTGTTAAGGAGGCCACAATAGTATTGTATTCAGAACCAAGTCCTCCAAGAAGTTGAAGAATTTGATCACTTTCCTTAACAGGCCCCCCAATACAGCAAGATTATCAGAAATAGTCTTGATCTTGAGAATGTATTCTAGCATAGGATTAGCCCCTTTCTTTGCTGTCTGAAACTCAAGACAAAGCTGTAGAATACGAGCCTTGGATGAAGCATAAAAGATTTTGTGCAGAGCCATCCAAGCATCATGGGAGGTCTGAAACCCAACGATTTGGCCCATAATATTTGGTGTTAACGTGGAATACAACCAGCTAAGAACCATGTGATCGAAATGTCTCCATTGCATAAAAGTGGGATTGAGTTCGCCAGTATAGAGCTCCTAAGATGGGCATGGCTTGGTGTTGTCGATATATTCTTCAAAGCCATTAGCGTAAACTACATTTTCCATCTGGGTTTTCTAGAGAATGTAGTTGTTACGGTCAAGTTTGATAGGGAGGGCATGGTTGAGGGATTGTAAAGAAATGGGGCtggaagttgaagaagaaggcAAATGAAGATCAGAAAAGTGAGTAGATGATGgcatcttgaaaaaaaaaaatcaagaaaacaaagctagctctgataccatgataGAAGTTGTTACACAGATCATAAAATACACAGagtaagaaaaaagaagaattgtCTTGTTATTCAAGAGTACATCGGTATGGGTATTTATAAGCTAGGTGAGGTGGTTAGGTGAGTTGGTTTGGGAGTTGTTACACGGTTGCTTAGTTACAACTGTGGGAGAGGAGGTTAGGTTAGGATATGTTTGGTTATcactaagaaaaatgatttttttttttggttattctatgaaaaatatcaaatgattttttttttttttgttctatgaaaaatataaaaaaaaatcaactatcaTTAAgatttattagaaatttatatattttcaaattatttaat
Coding sequences:
- the LOC117913091 gene encoding salicylate carboxymethyltransferase-like; amino-acid sequence: MEVAQVLCMKGGNGDTSYAKNSLVQKKVISLTKPIIEDAITNLYCNNFPASLCIADLGCSSGPNTFFAVLEVVTTVDKVGKKMGRQLPEIQVFLNDLPGNDFNTIFKSLPKFQKDLQKTMGAGAESCFVTGVPGSFYGRLFPSKSLHFVHSSYSLQWLSQVPRGLENKGNIYMASSSPPSVLKAYYEQFQSDFSMFLRCRSEELLGGGTMVLTFLGRRSEDPSSKECCYIWELLAVALNDMVSEGLIDEEKMDSFNIPQYTPSPAEVKCEVEKEGSFTINRLEVSEVNWNAYHGEFCPSDAHKDGGYNVAKLMRAVAEPLLVSHFGDGIIEEVFCRYKKIVADRMSREKTEFVNVTVSMTKRG